A window from Mangifera indica cultivar Alphonso chromosome 2, CATAS_Mindica_2.1, whole genome shotgun sequence encodes these proteins:
- the LOC123209603 gene encoding ATP-dependent Clp protease proteolytic subunit-related protein 3, chloroplastic-like — translation MSACFLHFTPMVTSISSSSKLFPPCGRSHTRRPLKTLFAASCIGAKAAAKIPIPPINPNDPFLSKLASVAAKSPEKFLNRPVNPETPPYLDVFDSPTLMATPAQVERSVSYNEHRPRTPPPDLPSLLLHGRIVYIGMPLVPAVTELVVAELMYLQWMDPKEPIYVYINSTGTTRDDGESVGMETEGFAIYDAMMQMKNEIHTVAVGAAIGQACLLLAAGSPGKRFMMPHAKAMIQQPRVPSSGLMPASDVLIRAREAITNRDTLVKLLAKHTGNSEETVANVMKRPFYMDSTRAKEFGVIDKILWHGQETIMAAVAPPEEWDKNAGIKVVDRF, via the exons ATGTCcgcttgttttcttcatttcacTCCCATGGTGACTTCAATCTCATCTTCTTCTAAATTGTTTCCTCCCTGTGGTAGAAGCCACACAAGAAGGCCACTCAAGACTCTCTTTGCTGCTTCTTGCATTGGTGCCAAGGCCGCGGCTAAAATCCCCATACCGCCCATCAACCCTAACGACCCCTTTCTCTCCAAACTCGCTTCTGTTGCCGCCAAATCTCCTGAAAAGTTTCTTAACCGTCCTGTTAACCCCGAAACGCCGCCGTATTTGGATGTCTTTGACTCGCCCACTCTCATGGCCACTCCTGCTCAA GTGGAGAGATCGGTTTCATACAATGAACATAGGCCAAGGACACCACCACCGGATTTGCCTTCACTGCTTCTTCATGGTAGAATAGTTTACATTGGAATGCCG TTGGTGCCTGCTGTCACAGAGCTTGTTGTTGCAGAGCTGATGTACTTGCAGTGGATGGATCCCAAAGAACCAATATACGTTTACATAAATTCAACTGGGACAACTCGTGATGATGGTGAATCG GTTGGGATGGAAACAGAAGGTTTTGCCATTTATGATGCTATGATGCAGATGAAAAATGAG ATACATACAGTTGCTGTTGGAGCTGCTATAGGCCAGGCTTGTCTATTGCTAGCTGCAGGAAGCCCAGGAAAACGATTTATGATGCCTCATGCCAAAG CCATGATCCAACAGCCTCGTGTCCCATCATCTGGGTTGATGCCTGCTAGTGATGTTCTTATTCGTGCCAGAGAG GCTATAACAAACCGGGACACTCTTGTAAAACTTCTGGCCAAGCATACTGGAAAT TCAGAAGAGACAGTTGCAAATGTGATGAAAAGACCATTTTATATGGATTCTACTAGAGCTAAAGAATTTGGGGTCATTGACAAG ATTCTATGGCACGGTCAGGAAACAATCATGGCAGCTGTTGCGCCCCCAGAGGAATGGGACAAGAATGCTGGAATTAAAGTTGTAGACAGATTTTAA